TTATATGGAAACTGTAGAGGAGTCGTTAAACGATACAGCTCATATTTTGTCTGCGATAGTGGAAGAAAAATTAGAACAAAATCCTCGAACCTACTTAAAGTTCCAAGATACCCTTCATTCTCTATTTTCACCTGTTTTTGAGAACACAAACAAACGTTCTTTTAAAGCAAAGATCTATTCTCTTTTGAAAACCAATACAGACATTCAAGTTTATATCACCAATGCAAAAGGGATGGTGATATTTGATTCCGAAGGCTACAGAGAAGGACTCGACTATTCTAAGTTTAACGATGTGTATTTGACTCTCCAAGGAAAGTATGGAGCAAGATCGAGTAAACTCCTTGATAAGGAAGGGGAAGGTGCTTTGTTTGTAGCCTCTCCCATTCGATATAAAAATCAAATCATTGCAGTTCTCACTGTCATCAAACCAAAAACCGGTGTGATTCCCTTTATTGAAGAGGCCAAAAGAAAGTTTTGGAGAATTTCACTCCTTGTTGCTTCTTCCATTGCCATCCTGTTTAGTTTGCTTGCTTATTTGATTTTTCGGCCCATCTTAAGACTTTCCCAGTATGTGAGTTCACTTCGAAAAAAAGAGAAAGTTGTGTTCCCCAAAATTGGAATTCGTGAATTGAACGAACTGGGACAAGAGGTGGACTTACTCGTCGAAGAAATTGAAGGAAAAAAATATATAGAATCTTATGTGCAAACCTTAACTCATGAAATAAAAAGTCCACTTTCCTCGATTCTTGCCTCTGTAGAACTTTTACATACACATCCCAACGAATCAGAACGACTCACCAAAAATATACAGGAAGAAGCAAAACGAATTCAGAACCTCATTGAACAATTGTTAGAACTTTCTTTTTTGGAAGGAAAAAAAGAGATCTCTTTGGAAGATAGAGTTTTCATCCATGGGTTAGTCGAGGAAGTGATTTCTGATTTCCAATCCGAATTACAATGGAAATCCATTTTTGTAGTGATTCAGTGCGCAGATACAACTTGGGAAATCAAGGGGAACCGCAATTATTTGTATTTAGCCATAAAAAATCTGATCAGAAACTCGATTGATTTTGCGAGCGCAAACGATACGATAAACATAGAAATTCATAAAGAACCAGACAATTCTGTAAAATTATCTGTGTTGGACGAAGGCCAGAAGATTCCTGATTATGCACTGACTCGGGTGACAGAAAAATTCTATTCGTTACCAAGACCAACTAACAATCGTAAAAGTTCTGGTTTGGGCCTTAGCATTGTAAGCCAAATTGTGGAATTACACGGTGGTAAGTTGGAAATTAAGAACCGTGACCTTCGCGGGGTTATCGTTTCCGTTTGGTTCCCAAAAAATTAGGCCCTCACAGAATCCTCACATTGAGAACATAAAAGACTCACGCTTAAGATCTATCCTATAACTAGGAGATTTTTATGAGTAAATTACAAACATCAGTCAACCTTCGGTTGGCCATCCTTGGTGGTATGGTTTTATTATTTATCATACCATTGGCTATGATAGGTTCTTTAATCGAAGAAAGAAGTGCAGCAAGAAACGAAGCGGTAACAGAGGTTGGAGAAAAATGGGGAACGAATCAAACCATAGTCGGGCCGATTTTGGTTGTTCCTTACAATGTAAGAATTCCAAAATCCGGTTCCACAAAGGAAAAGGACAAATGGGACTATATTACTGATTATGCATATTTTTTACCTGATGAATTGGATTCAGTAATAGATATGAAAACAGAACTTCGCAAAAGAAACATCTACGAAATACCATTGTATTCCAGTAAGGTGAAAGTTAGTGGAAAATTTTCATCGATACAGTCATCTGATTTTCCAATCGACACAACATATATATACTGGGATGATGTTAGGCTCGTTCTGTCTGTTTCCGATTTAAAGGGACTAGGAGGAGAAATGAAACTTACTTGGTCAGGGAAAGATAAAAAGTTTTTACCAGGAACCAAGTCTTCTTACTTTCAATCAGGGCTAAATTCTCCTGTAATGATCACAGATTCTGGTAGTTCCATCCCATTTGAAATTTTATTAGAAGTAAAAGGATCCGAATCTATTTCCTTGATTCCGATCGGGAAAAAATCCAAACTGATGATGAGTTCTGATTGGAAGGACCCTTCCTTTAATGGAAACCTTTTACCAAAAGACAGATCGATTCATGAAAATGGTTTTTCTGCCGTTTGGGAGTCATCATATTTTGCAAGATCTTATCCCCAGGTGATCCATTCCATGGATGATTCGATTTTCAATTCCATTATGAATTCAGGATATGGAGTGAGTTTGGTGATTCCAGTCGATCATTATTTGAAGATGGAAAGATCCGTAAAGTATGGACTCCTCTTTATTGTGACAAGTTTTGCTTTGTTTTTTTTGATGGAAGTGTTTGGAGGAGTTTTGTTACACCCGATCCAATATATTTTA
The sequence above is drawn from the Leptospira sp. WS4.C2 genome and encodes:
- the creD gene encoding cell envelope integrity protein CreD is translated as MSKLQTSVNLRLAILGGMVLLFIIPLAMIGSLIEERSAARNEAVTEVGEKWGTNQTIVGPILVVPYNVRIPKSGSTKEKDKWDYITDYAYFLPDELDSVIDMKTELRKRNIYEIPLYSSKVKVSGKFSSIQSSDFPIDTTYIYWDDVRLVLSVSDLKGLGGEMKLTWSGKDKKFLPGTKSSYFQSGLNSPVMITDSGSSIPFEILLEVKGSESISLIPIGKKSKLMMSSDWKDPSFNGNLLPKDRSIHENGFSAVWESSYFARSYPQVIHSMDDSIFNSIMNSGYGVSLVIPVDHYLKMERSVKYGLLFIVTSFALFFLMEVFGGVLLHPIQYILIGSAMVLFYILNLSFSEHLGFLPAYILSSLAVTALIGYYAISVLNNKKKGIITASYYLGLYSFLYVILASEEQALLLGSLALFLVLASVMHFTRKVDWYQFGIKKEV
- the creC gene encoding two-component system sensor histidine kinase CreC produces the protein MRPRYMETVEESLNDTAHILSAIVEEKLEQNPRTYLKFQDTLHSLFSPVFENTNKRSFKAKIYSLLKTNTDIQVYITNAKGMVIFDSEGYREGLDYSKFNDVYLTLQGKYGARSSKLLDKEGEGALFVASPIRYKNQIIAVLTVIKPKTGVIPFIEEAKRKFWRISLLVASSIAILFSLLAYLIFRPILRLSQYVSSLRKKEKVVFPKIGIRELNELGQEVDLLVEEIEGKKYIESYVQTLTHEIKSPLSSILASVELLHTHPNESERLTKNIQEEAKRIQNLIEQLLELSFLEGKKEISLEDRVFIHGLVEEVISDFQSELQWKSIFVVIQCADTTWEIKGNRNYLYLAIKNLIRNSIDFASANDTINIEIHKEPDNSVKLSVLDEGQKIPDYALTRVTEKFYSLPRPTNNRKSSGLGLSIVSQIVELHGGKLEIKNRDLRGVIVSVWFPKN